The Nymphalis io chromosome 14, ilAglIoxx1.1, whole genome shotgun sequence genome has a segment encoding these proteins:
- the LOC126773215 gene encoding general transcription and DNA repair factor IIH helicase subunit XPD isoform X1, with protein sequence MKLTVDGLLVYFPYDYIYPEQYAYMLELKRALDAKGHGLLEMPSGTGKTISLLSLIVAYMIHNPHHVRKLIYCSRTVPEIEKVLEELKNLIKYYEKCQGEMPNLTGVVLSSRKNLCIHPDVSREREGKLVDGKCHSLTASYIREKHESDNSVPICQFYEGFNREGKESMLPYGVYTMDDLKQYGADRNWCPYFLSRFAIIHAEIVVYSYHYLLDPKIAEVVSKELHKEAVVVFDEAHNIDNVCIDSLSVKITRRTIDKSTQALQTLEKAVAELKQEDASRLAAEYEQMVEGLRDAAVARDTDLILANPILPDEVLNEVVPGNIRNAEHFLGFLKRFVEYVKMRLRTQHVVQESPAGFLKDAAARVCLERKPLRFVAPRLQALLRTLRVADPAAYGALTLVAHLATLAATYTRGFVVIVEPSDDRHALNPVLHFSCMDSSIAMRPVFARFQSVIITSGTLSPLDMYPKILDFNPVIMSSFTMTLARPCILPMIVSKGSDQVAISSKFESREDVAVIRNYGQLLVEIASCVPDGVVCFFTSYMYLESVVGAWYDQGVVASLQRHKLLFIETQDSAETSFALINYIKACESGRGGVLLSVARGKVSEGVDFDHHLGRAVLMFGIPYVFTQSRILKARLDYLRDQFQIRENDFLTFDAMRHAAQCVGRALRGKTDYGIMIFADKRFSRADKRSKLPRWIQEHLRDSLCNLSTEEAVQISKRWLRQMAQPFTREDQLGVSLLTLQQLQSQEQQDKIEKQVIQK encoded by the exons ATGAA gtTGACTGTCGACGGGCTACTTGTTTATTTCCCTTACGATTATATTTATCCTGAACAATATGCATATATGCTAGAATTGAAAAGGGCTCTTGATGCTAAG GGTCATGGATTACTTGAAATGCCTTCAGGAACTGGTAAAACTATATCACTTTTATCACTAATTGTTGCATATATGATACACAATCCCCATCACGTCag AAAACTAATCTATTGCTCTCGAACAGTCCCTGAAATAGAAAAAGTTTTAGAggaattaaaaaatctaattaaatactATGAAAAATGTCAAGGTGAGATGCCAAATCTTACTGGAGTTGTTTTGAGTTCAAGAAAAAATCTCTGTATACATCCAGAC GTGTCTCGGGAGAGGGAGGGAAAATTGGTGGATGGTAAATGTCACTCTCTAACTGCGAGTTATATCCGTGAGAAACATGAGAGTGATAACTCAGTTCCTATTT GTCAGTTCTATGAAGGGTTCAATCGAGAAGGCAAAGAGTCCATGTTGCCCTACGGTGTGTACACAATGGATGATCTCAAACAATATGGGGCAGATAGAAACTGGTGTCCATATTTTCTTTCCAGATTTGCT ATAATACATGCAGAAATCGTGGTGTATTCATACCATTACCTCTTAGATCCAAAAATAGCAGAAGTAGTGTCTAAAGAATTGCATAAAGAAGCAGTTGTTGTTTTTGATGAGGCTCACAATATTGACAATGTTTGCATAGATTCGCTCAGTGTAAAGATCACGAGGCGAACCATAGACAAGAGTACACAAGCCTTGCAAACGTTGGAGAAAGCAGTCGCtga aTTGAAACAAGAGGACGCGTCTCGTCTCGCGGCGGAGTACGAGCAGATGGTGGAAGGTCTGCGGGACGCGGCGGTGGCCAGGGACACCGATCTCATACTCGCCAACCCCATCCTACCGGACGAGGTGCTCAACG AGGTGGTCCCGGGCAACATCCGGAACGCGGAGCACTTCCTGGGCTTCCTGAAGCGCTTCGTCGAGTACGTGAAGATGCGGCTGCGCACGCAGCACGTGGTGCAGGAGTCGCCGGCCGGCTTCCTCAAGGACGCGGCGGCGCGCGTGTGCCTGGAGCGCAAGCCGCTGCGCTTCGTGGCGCCGCGCCTGCAGGCGCTGCTGCGCACGCTGCGGGTGGCCGACCCCGCCGCCTACGGCGCGCTCACGCTCGTGGCGCACCTGGCCACGCTGGCCGCCACCTACACGCGCGGCTTCGTCGTCATCGTCGAGCCCTCCGACGACCGCCACGCGCTCAACCCCGTGCTGCACTTCTC ATGCATGGACTCGTCGATAGCTATGAGACCCGTGTTCGCGAGGTTTCAGTCCGTCATCATTACTTCCG gaaCGTTGTCTCCGCTGGACATGTATCCCAAGATTCTTGACTTTAACCCGGTCATCATGAGCTCCTTCACCATGACCCTGGCGCGGCCGTGCATACTACCCATG ATAGTATCAAAGGGCAGCGATCAGGTGGCGATATCGTCCAAGTTCGAGTCTAGAGAAGACGTCGCCGTCATCAGGAACTACGGACAGCTGCTGGTCGAG ATAGCGTCGTGTGTGCCGGACGGCGTGGTCTGCTTCTTCACGTCGTACATGTACCTGGAGAGTGTAGTGGGGGCTTGGTACGATCAGG GAGTGGTCGCGAGTCTGCAGCGACACAAGTTGCTGTTCATAGAGACGCAGGATTCCGCGGAGACGAGTTTCGCTTTGATCAACTATATTAAG GCGTGCGAGAGCGGTCGCGGGGGGGTGCTGCTGTCGGTGGCGCGCGGGAAGGTGTCGGAGGGGGTGGACTTCGACCACCACCTGGGCCGCGCCGTGCTCATGTTCGGCATCCCCTACGTGTTCACGCAGAGCCGCATCCTCAAGGCGCGCCTCGACTACCTGCGGGACCAGTTCCAG ATACGGGAGAACGACTTCCTGACGTTCGACGCCATGCGGCACGCGGCGCAGTGTGTCGGCCGAGCGCTGCG AGGGAAGACCGACTACGGTATAATGATCTTCGCGGACAAGCGCTTCAGCCGCGCCGACAAGCGCAGCAAGCTGCCGCGCTGGATACAGGAACACCTGCGGGACTCGCTCTGCAACCTCAGCACGGAGGAGGCCGTGCAG ATAAGCAAGCGCTGGCTGCGTCAGATGGCACAGCCGTTCACTCGCGAGGACCAGCTCGGCGTGTCGCTGCTGACGCTGCAGCAGCTGCAGTCTCAGGAGCAGCAGGACAAGATAGAGAAACAAGTCATTCAGAAGTGA
- the LOC126773215 gene encoding general transcription and DNA repair factor IIH helicase subunit XPD isoform X2 yields MLELKRALDAKGHGLLEMPSGTGKTISLLSLIVAYMIHNPHHVRKLIYCSRTVPEIEKVLEELKNLIKYYEKCQGEMPNLTGVVLSSRKNLCIHPDVSREREGKLVDGKCHSLTASYIREKHESDNSVPICQFYEGFNREGKESMLPYGVYTMDDLKQYGADRNWCPYFLSRFAIIHAEIVVYSYHYLLDPKIAEVVSKELHKEAVVVFDEAHNIDNVCIDSLSVKITRRTIDKSTQALQTLEKAVAELKQEDASRLAAEYEQMVEGLRDAAVARDTDLILANPILPDEVLNEVVPGNIRNAEHFLGFLKRFVEYVKMRLRTQHVVQESPAGFLKDAAARVCLERKPLRFVAPRLQALLRTLRVADPAAYGALTLVAHLATLAATYTRGFVVIVEPSDDRHALNPVLHFSCMDSSIAMRPVFARFQSVIITSGTLSPLDMYPKILDFNPVIMSSFTMTLARPCILPMIVSKGSDQVAISSKFESREDVAVIRNYGQLLVEIASCVPDGVVCFFTSYMYLESVVGAWYDQGVVASLQRHKLLFIETQDSAETSFALINYIKACESGRGGVLLSVARGKVSEGVDFDHHLGRAVLMFGIPYVFTQSRILKARLDYLRDQFQIRENDFLTFDAMRHAAQCVGRALRGKTDYGIMIFADKRFSRADKRSKLPRWIQEHLRDSLCNLSTEEAVQISKRWLRQMAQPFTREDQLGVSLLTLQQLQSQEQQDKIEKQVIQK; encoded by the exons ATGCTAGAATTGAAAAGGGCTCTTGATGCTAAG GGTCATGGATTACTTGAAATGCCTTCAGGAACTGGTAAAACTATATCACTTTTATCACTAATTGTTGCATATATGATACACAATCCCCATCACGTCag AAAACTAATCTATTGCTCTCGAACAGTCCCTGAAATAGAAAAAGTTTTAGAggaattaaaaaatctaattaaatactATGAAAAATGTCAAGGTGAGATGCCAAATCTTACTGGAGTTGTTTTGAGTTCAAGAAAAAATCTCTGTATACATCCAGAC GTGTCTCGGGAGAGGGAGGGAAAATTGGTGGATGGTAAATGTCACTCTCTAACTGCGAGTTATATCCGTGAGAAACATGAGAGTGATAACTCAGTTCCTATTT GTCAGTTCTATGAAGGGTTCAATCGAGAAGGCAAAGAGTCCATGTTGCCCTACGGTGTGTACACAATGGATGATCTCAAACAATATGGGGCAGATAGAAACTGGTGTCCATATTTTCTTTCCAGATTTGCT ATAATACATGCAGAAATCGTGGTGTATTCATACCATTACCTCTTAGATCCAAAAATAGCAGAAGTAGTGTCTAAAGAATTGCATAAAGAAGCAGTTGTTGTTTTTGATGAGGCTCACAATATTGACAATGTTTGCATAGATTCGCTCAGTGTAAAGATCACGAGGCGAACCATAGACAAGAGTACACAAGCCTTGCAAACGTTGGAGAAAGCAGTCGCtga aTTGAAACAAGAGGACGCGTCTCGTCTCGCGGCGGAGTACGAGCAGATGGTGGAAGGTCTGCGGGACGCGGCGGTGGCCAGGGACACCGATCTCATACTCGCCAACCCCATCCTACCGGACGAGGTGCTCAACG AGGTGGTCCCGGGCAACATCCGGAACGCGGAGCACTTCCTGGGCTTCCTGAAGCGCTTCGTCGAGTACGTGAAGATGCGGCTGCGCACGCAGCACGTGGTGCAGGAGTCGCCGGCCGGCTTCCTCAAGGACGCGGCGGCGCGCGTGTGCCTGGAGCGCAAGCCGCTGCGCTTCGTGGCGCCGCGCCTGCAGGCGCTGCTGCGCACGCTGCGGGTGGCCGACCCCGCCGCCTACGGCGCGCTCACGCTCGTGGCGCACCTGGCCACGCTGGCCGCCACCTACACGCGCGGCTTCGTCGTCATCGTCGAGCCCTCCGACGACCGCCACGCGCTCAACCCCGTGCTGCACTTCTC ATGCATGGACTCGTCGATAGCTATGAGACCCGTGTTCGCGAGGTTTCAGTCCGTCATCATTACTTCCG gaaCGTTGTCTCCGCTGGACATGTATCCCAAGATTCTTGACTTTAACCCGGTCATCATGAGCTCCTTCACCATGACCCTGGCGCGGCCGTGCATACTACCCATG ATAGTATCAAAGGGCAGCGATCAGGTGGCGATATCGTCCAAGTTCGAGTCTAGAGAAGACGTCGCCGTCATCAGGAACTACGGACAGCTGCTGGTCGAG ATAGCGTCGTGTGTGCCGGACGGCGTGGTCTGCTTCTTCACGTCGTACATGTACCTGGAGAGTGTAGTGGGGGCTTGGTACGATCAGG GAGTGGTCGCGAGTCTGCAGCGACACAAGTTGCTGTTCATAGAGACGCAGGATTCCGCGGAGACGAGTTTCGCTTTGATCAACTATATTAAG GCGTGCGAGAGCGGTCGCGGGGGGGTGCTGCTGTCGGTGGCGCGCGGGAAGGTGTCGGAGGGGGTGGACTTCGACCACCACCTGGGCCGCGCCGTGCTCATGTTCGGCATCCCCTACGTGTTCACGCAGAGCCGCATCCTCAAGGCGCGCCTCGACTACCTGCGGGACCAGTTCCAG ATACGGGAGAACGACTTCCTGACGTTCGACGCCATGCGGCACGCGGCGCAGTGTGTCGGCCGAGCGCTGCG AGGGAAGACCGACTACGGTATAATGATCTTCGCGGACAAGCGCTTCAGCCGCGCCGACAAGCGCAGCAAGCTGCCGCGCTGGATACAGGAACACCTGCGGGACTCGCTCTGCAACCTCAGCACGGAGGAGGCCGTGCAG ATAAGCAAGCGCTGGCTGCGTCAGATGGCACAGCCGTTCACTCGCGAGGACCAGCTCGGCGTGTCGCTGCTGACGCTGCAGCAGCTGCAGTCTCAGGAGCAGCAGGACAAGATAGAGAAACAAGTCATTCAGAAGTGA